From a single Adhaeribacter swui genomic region:
- a CDS encoding GMC oxidoreductase, with translation MANLTIDAVKEMTFDAIVIGSGISGGWAAKELTGKGLRTLVLERGRDVKHVVDYPTANLNPWEFEHRGQVPLEIRKQNPIESQKRGLFNEATMHFVVKDGEQPYIEDKPFNWTRGYHVGGKSLLWARQTQRWSDFDFEGPARDGFAVDWPIRYKDLAPWYSYVEKFAGISGNKDGLPHLPDGEFLPATEMSCVDAYFKDQIAKHYQDRQMIQGRCAHLTQPKEVHYQQGRAKCQHRALCVRGCPFGGYFSSNASTLPWAAKTGKMTLRPHSVVHSIIYDDKKGRATGVRVVDANTKEMLEYYAKIIFVNASALNTNLILLNSTSSRFENGLGNDSGVLGKYVAFHNYRARISAQFESLMDKTTDGKTPNHSYIPRFRNVHKQETDFLRGYAAGFGGGRGMIKNKEGIGATLKEQLLNPVLGPWNVSSWMMGETIPKESNFVTLDKTLKDPYGIPQMRFSVAFDDNDEKMIQDYLEQFTEMFTKAGFTNIKPVDSKSAPGSDIHEMGGVRMGKDPKTSILNKWNQMHACKNVFVTDGACMTSTATQNPSLTYMAFTARAADFAVKEMKKGNI, from the coding sequence ATGGCAAACTTAACGATAGACGCAGTAAAAGAAATGACCTTCGACGCCATTGTAATTGGCTCGGGCATTAGCGGCGGTTGGGCCGCCAAAGAATTAACCGGCAAAGGTTTAAGAACCCTGGTGCTGGAACGTGGGCGCGACGTAAAACACGTAGTGGATTACCCTACGGCCAATTTAAACCCCTGGGAGTTTGAGCACCGCGGCCAGGTGCCCTTGGAAATCCGGAAGCAAAACCCAATCGAAAGCCAGAAACGCGGTTTGTTTAACGAAGCCACCATGCATTTTGTGGTGAAAGATGGCGAACAACCTTACATTGAAGATAAACCGTTTAATTGGACGCGCGGCTACCACGTGGGCGGCAAATCATTGCTCTGGGCGCGCCAAACCCAGCGCTGGAGCGATTTCGACTTTGAAGGCCCCGCTCGCGACGGCTTTGCCGTAGACTGGCCCATCCGCTACAAAGACCTAGCTCCTTGGTACAGCTACGTCGAGAAATTTGCCGGTATCTCGGGCAACAAAGATGGCTTGCCGCACTTACCCGATGGCGAGTTTTTACCGGCTACCGAAATGAGTTGCGTGGATGCTTACTTTAAAGACCAAATCGCGAAGCATTACCAAGACCGGCAAATGATTCAGGGCCGTTGCGCCCACTTAACTCAACCGAAAGAAGTGCATTACCAGCAAGGCCGGGCCAAGTGCCAGCACCGGGCTTTGTGCGTGCGGGGTTGTCCGTTTGGCGGTTATTTCAGCAGCAACGCCTCTACTTTGCCCTGGGCGGCTAAAACTGGCAAAATGACGTTACGGCCGCACTCCGTGGTACACTCTATTATTTACGACGATAAAAAAGGCCGGGCCACGGGTGTGCGGGTAGTAGATGCCAACACCAAAGAAATGCTGGAGTACTACGCCAAAATCATTTTCGTGAATGCTTCGGCCTTAAATACCAATTTAATTTTGCTAAACTCTACTTCGTCCCGCTTTGAAAACGGTTTAGGTAACGACAGCGGTGTGTTGGGCAAATACGTGGCGTTCCATAATTACCGGGCCCGCATTTCGGCGCAGTTTGAAAGCTTAATGGACAAAACTACCGACGGTAAAACGCCAAACCATTCCTACATTCCCCGTTTCCGGAATGTACACAAACAGGAAACAGATTTTCTGCGGGGTTACGCGGCCGGATTTGGCGGCGGCCGTGGTATGATTAAAAACAAAGAAGGTATTGGCGCTACCTTAAAAGAGCAATTGTTGAACCCGGTTTTAGGTCCCTGGAATGTTAGCTCCTGGATGATGGGCGAGACCATTCCGAAGGAAAGCAATTTTGTGACCCTGGATAAAACTCTAAAAGATCCGTATGGCATTCCGCAAATGCGCTTCTCGGTCGCCTTTGATGACAACGACGAAAAAATGATACAGGATTACCTGGAACAATTCACTGAAATGTTTACCAAAGCCGGTTTTACCAACATTAAACCGGTAGATTCCAAAAGTGCCCCTGGCTCCGATATTCACGAAATGGGTGGCGTGCGCATGGGCAAAGACCCGAAAACGTCTATCCTGAACAAATGGAACCAGATGCACGCCTGTAAA
- a CDS encoding gluconate 2-dehydrogenase subunit 3 family protein, producing MKRRVALKNLALSFGGLMALPTWAENWSEQSLVAVQAYLTPDQEALLAEITETILPTTDTPGAKDLKIHLFVHKMISDCYEPEVQANVVKGLETAEQLAKQTYAKTFATCDTKQREEILTTMEISIDPNWASFYKLVKDLTLQGYLTSEYYLTNHTNYKMIPGHFYGCVPAPTPQAQLQK from the coding sequence ATGAAAAGAAGAGTAGCCCTGAAGAACCTGGCCCTGTCATTCGGGGGGCTGATGGCTTTACCGACCTGGGCAGAAAACTGGAGCGAGCAGTCCCTTGTAGCAGTACAAGCATATTTAACGCCGGACCAGGAAGCCTTGCTGGCCGAAATTACTGAAACCATTCTACCCACCACCGATACGCCCGGGGCGAAAGATTTAAAAATTCACCTGTTCGTGCACAAAATGATCTCGGATTGCTACGAGCCTGAGGTGCAGGCCAACGTGGTAAAAGGACTGGAAACCGCCGAACAACTAGCCAAGCAAACCTACGCCAAAACGTTTGCCACCTGCGACACCAAGCAACGGGAAGAAATCTTAACCACTATGGAAATTTCCATCGATCCAAACTGGGCCTCGTTTTACAAACTGGTTAAAGACTTAACCCTGCAAGGCTATCTTACTTCCGAATATTACTTAACCAATCACACCAATTACAAAATGATTCCGGGGCATTTTTACGGCTGCGTGCCAGCACCCACTCCCCAAGCTCAGCTACAGAAATAA
- a CDS encoding TolB family protein, which translates to MQKIYSVILLLLFHAPAWAQNNPVGIFQNHTDIGNPKMKGGATYDAATQTYQIKGGGSNIWFNRDEFHYLYNKIQGDFILTANFAFVGEKGDPHRKIGWMVRESADEAAASMNAVVHGDGLTVLQWRPLRGAYMRDPQDEIFYPKKTVFQIVQLERSGKKMIMRVANWGEPLQEVGSHDMPDLPDAVLAGLFISSHNPDDVQEAKVWNVRIDKPVASIYHPNPQIQKTLPKTQDVLGCRLETMTIADGKRKVILDSPTKLEAPNWMLDGKKLLYNAGGFIYTIPANGGTPEKLNTGSVSRINNDHGIAFDNKQLAISGGKEGTTGGSYVYVLPLAGGTPKLVTQESPSYWHGWATNHKEVVLVGQRNGSKIYNIYRANVSTGKEVALTQNTTGHVDGPEYSPDGKYIYYNANPTGTMQIWRMKPDGSGKEQMTFDENHNWFPHISPDGKWIAYISFPTDIDPNSHPSYQRVTLRLMPTAGGAPRVIAYLYGGQGTINVNSWSPDSKSISFVSNSEKAEAPVAEKSK; encoded by the coding sequence ATGCAAAAGATTTACTCGGTTATTCTGCTTTTACTTTTCCATGCCCCGGCCTGGGCCCAAAACAATCCGGTAGGTATTTTTCAAAACCACACCGATATTGGTAACCCCAAAATGAAAGGCGGCGCTACTTACGACGCGGCTACCCAAACCTACCAGATAAAAGGAGGCGGCAGCAATATTTGGTTTAACCGTGACGAGTTTCACTATTTGTACAATAAAATTCAGGGTGATTTTATCTTAACCGCCAACTTTGCCTTTGTGGGCGAAAAAGGCGATCCGCACCGCAAGATTGGCTGGATGGTGCGGGAATCGGCGGATGAAGCAGCGGCCAGCATGAACGCCGTGGTACACGGCGACGGCTTAACCGTATTGCAATGGCGACCTTTGCGCGGCGCCTACATGCGCGACCCGCAGGACGAAATTTTCTACCCCAAGAAAACCGTTTTTCAAATAGTTCAGTTGGAGCGCAGCGGTAAAAAAATGATTATGCGGGTGGCTAACTGGGGCGAACCACTGCAAGAAGTAGGCTCTCACGACATGCCCGATTTGCCGGATGCGGTGTTGGCCGGTTTATTTATTTCGTCGCATAACCCCGACGATGTGCAGGAAGCCAAAGTCTGGAATGTGCGCATCGATAAACCCGTCGCCAGCATTTACCATCCCAATCCACAAATCCAGAAAACCTTACCCAAAACGCAGGACGTTTTAGGCTGCCGCCTGGAAACCATGACCATTGCGGATGGCAAACGCAAAGTAATTCTGGACTCGCCTACCAAACTGGAGGCCCCCAACTGGATGTTGGACGGCAAAAAATTGTTGTACAATGCCGGCGGGTTTATCTATACCATCCCGGCCAACGGCGGCACTCCGGAAAAACTAAATACCGGTTCGGTTTCCCGGATCAACAACGACCACGGCATTGCCTTCGATAACAAACAACTGGCCATTAGTGGCGGCAAAGAAGGCACTACCGGCGGTTCGTACGTGTACGTTTTGCCTTTAGCCGGGGGCACCCCTAAACTGGTAACTCAGGAATCGCCCTCATATTGGCACGGTTGGGCTACCAACCACAAAGAAGTAGTACTGGTGGGCCAGCGAAATGGGAGCAAAATTTACAACATCTACCGGGCTAACGTAAGCACCGGCAAAGAAGTAGCATTAACCCAAAATACCACCGGACACGTTGACGGGCCGGAGTATTCGCCGGACGGGAAGTATATTTATTACAACGCCAACCCCACGGGCACCATGCAAATCTGGCGCATGAAACCGGATGGTTCGGGTAAAGAACAAATGACCTTCGACGAAAACCACAACTGGTTCCCACACATTTCTCCTGATGGCAAATGGATTGCTTATATTTCTTTCCCGACGGATATTGATCCGAACTCGCACCCCAGTTACCAGCGCGTAACGCTACGCTTGATGCCCACGGCTGGCGGCGCGCCTCGGGTAATAGCCTACCTCTACGGTGGGCAGGGAACCATTAACGTGAACTCCTGGTCGCCAGATAGCAAATCCATTTCGTTCGTGAGTAATTCCGAAAAAGCCGAAGCTCCCGTGGCGGAGAAGTCGAAGTAA
- a CDS encoding AraC family transcriptional regulator produces MKLFKEFNLITPLMNTIYREITPLTQNDCFTILHRVKSEFDFPLHYHDEFELNFIANGAGTKRVIGDHVEVIDDLELVLVGSNLPHAWFTHQCQSKEIFEITLQFHSDLFDNKFLQRNQLSFIRNLLDRSSKGILFSRETTEAFRPRLEKLTHQTGFDSVLELLSLLHDLSVAPNMRTLSNTSFTSEQFTYHSRRIEKAFDFMQAQYNKDISLADVAGVVNMPEVSFSRFIKKRTGKTFIESLNQIRLGHASRLLIDTTQTIAEISYNCGFNNLSYFNRIFRKKNNCTPKEFRQNYSGSRIYI; encoded by the coding sequence TTGAAACTGTTTAAAGAATTTAATCTGATTACGCCTTTAATGAATACCATTTACCGGGAAATCACCCCACTTACGCAAAACGATTGTTTTACTATTTTACACCGGGTTAAGTCGGAGTTTGACTTTCCGTTGCATTACCACGACGAATTTGAATTAAACTTTATTGCTAACGGGGCTGGCACCAAGCGCGTTATTGGCGACCACGTAGAAGTAATTGATGATTTAGAATTGGTGTTGGTGGGTAGCAATTTACCGCACGCCTGGTTTACGCACCAATGCCAGAGCAAAGAGATTTTTGAAATTACCCTGCAATTCCACTCCGATTTGTTCGACAACAAATTTTTGCAGCGTAACCAGTTAAGTTTTATTCGCAACTTGCTCGACCGGTCCAGCAAAGGAATTTTGTTTTCGCGTGAAACAACTGAAGCTTTCCGGCCGCGCCTGGAAAAATTAACCCATCAAACAGGATTCGATTCGGTTTTAGAATTACTTTCTTTATTGCACGATTTATCGGTAGCGCCCAATATGCGCACTTTATCGAACACTTCTTTTACCTCCGAGCAGTTTACGTACCACAGCCGCCGCATCGAAAAAGCGTTTGATTTTATGCAGGCCCAGTACAACAAAGATATTTCGCTGGCCGATGTGGCCGGTGTGGTAAACATGCCGGAAGTTTCGTTTAGTCGCTTTATTAAAAAACGAACCGGTAAAACTTTTATCGAAAGTTTAAACCAAATCAGGTTGGGTCATGCATCGCGCTTGTTAATTGACACCACGCAAACCATTGCCGAAATTTCTTACAACTGCGGCTTTAATAACTTGTCTTATTTCAACCGGATTTTCCGCAAGAAAAATAATTGTACGCCCAAAGAATTCCGGCAGAACTACTCGGGCAGCCGCATTTACATTTAA